In the Pectinatus sottacetonis genome, TTTATTTAATCTGTAAATATTTTATTTTCTTAAGTCTTTTATTATCCAGACAACATTTTAAACAATTGTTTATACTATAATATAAGAATTTCTTATTTGCAAATTTCCTTCATTGTTATATAAATAATTCGTGTAAATTAATAAGAGAGACTCGAAACTTGAAATTCGAATCTCTCTTAACTATATTACATTTATTCTATTTCATAAATATTTTTAGATTCTTTGATTATTCTATCACGTGTTTTTTTGGCAAGTGAAAAATAATCATATAGTTTTTCTCTATCTTTACTATCTATTGCTGTTATAACATCATTTATTATATCTTGGAGAGTCTGTAGGTTATTTATAATTTCCACAGAATTTGACAAACATATATCTGACCACATATCTGCGTTAGATGAAGCAACTCTTGTGGTATCTTTGAATCCGCCTCCTGCGAGCTTTATACAGGCTTCAATATCTTCATAATTGCGATTTAAAAGCCAAACTAGTGCCGATGCTGTAATATGCGGTACATGACTTATTATTGAAGCACATCTGTCATGCTGCACCAAATCCAACTCTGTTATGTTGGCCTCCGTAAGCGCAATAAGTGTACGGACTTTTTCCATTACTTTCTCCGGTACTGGCATTTCCCGATCCTTTATTATTACATAACATCTATTTTTAAATAACTCTTTAGTCGCAGCGGATACTCCACTCTTTTCCCTGCCAGCCATGGGATGCGCAGAAACATAATAAATATCTTGAGGCAGTATAGCATGAAGCTTATTAGCAATATACTGTTTTGTACTTCCTGCGTCCGTGATTATCGTTCCCTTTTTTAAATGAGGTAGTATCTGCCTGACTATAGGAACCATTTGCAGTACCGGTGTACTTAAATAAATTATGTCTGCATCTTTAACAGCAGAAATATTATCTGTATAGCTTTTATCTACTGCTCCCATTTTTTCAGCACACTCAGAAGATTCTTTTGTACGTGTCGACCCTGTAATATAAATTTCACTGCCCAATTTAGCTTTCATAGCAAGTCCAAAGGACCCACCAATTAAACCCACTCCTAAAATTGCCAGTTTCAATTTTATCATTATTATTCTTTCCCCATAATTTCAGCTATTTTTTTAACTTCAGCCATAGTAGCTGTAAAATTCTGCGGTGTCAAAGATTGATCGCCATCACTCAATGCACTTTCTGGATGAGGATGTACTTCTATTATAAGTCCATTTGCCCCAGCAGCAATTGCTGCTCTTGCCATCGGCTGAACCATCTGCCAACGCCCTGTTCCATGACTAGGATCTACGATAACTGGTAGATGAGATAGTTCCCTTACTGCCGCTACTGCACTCAAATCTAAAGTATTTCTTGTAAATGTTTCATATGTTCTAATACCGCGTTCACATAATATTATATTATAATTGCCTTCGTTTGCGATATATTCAGCCGCATTTAACCATTCACTTATAGTAGCTGACAAACCTCTTTTTAATAAAACAGGTTTATGAGTTCTTCCAACTTCTTTTAAAAGCTGGAAGTTCTGCATATTACGCGCTCCAATCTGCAAAACATCCGCATATTTGCTTATCATCGGGATATCATTCTGGTTTACAACTTCTGTTACAACTTTTAAATCATATTTTTCACCGGCTTCTTTAAGCATTGCCAGTCCCTTTTCAGCCAACCCTTGAAAATCATATGGTGATGTACGCGGCTTAAAAGCACCTCCACGTAAAAAGTTAGCCCCACCCTTTTTTACGCACTCTGCCGCTTCCATCAATTGTTCATAGCTTTCTACAGCGCAAGGACCAGCCATAACAGCCAGATGCTTTCCACCGACTTTGACTCCGCCAACATTTACAATAGTATCTTCATGTTGAAATTCTCTACTTACCAATTTATACTTTTCTGTAATACGAATAGCTTTTTCCACTCCCTTAAATGCATTCATTTGAAGTCCGGAAATAATTTTCTTGTCACCGATGACTCCAACTATCGTCCGGATAGACCCTTTCGACAAATGATAAGATAATCCTTCCGCTTCAATCTTATTTTCTACATCTGTCAGATCCTGCTGTGTTGCTTCTGGACTCATTACTATAATCATTATTTTTCCTCCCAAACTTATAAATGTAAACAAAAAAACCCGTCCCTAAAAAGGGACGAGTTAATCACCCGTGGTACCACCCTACTTGCTTACGCAAGCCACTTTTTCAGATACTAACATATCCTAGCCTGAGATAACGGAGGCAATCCGGCACAGCCTACTATAATTTCAGCCTGCTGCTCACAAGTGTATTTCCATTGATGTATTTATCATGTTCCACCACTCCATGACTCTCTAAAAAATACACTTCAATGTACTTATCTTGTTCACTGCATTTCATCTTGCATAAGAATATACCAGCATTTTTTAATTTTGTCAAGCAAATAATATTGTAAATTTGTCAATTTTATAGTTATTGACAAAATAAAACACTATTTTTTAGGTTTTTTTATCTTTTTTTAATAAACTTTTTAATTTTTCAGTGTCATATATGATGATTTGCCACCATTTTTGGTTTTGCCACCTGAAAAAGGTGGCAAGTTAAAGTTCATTAAACACAACTTTTTTCATCGCTTGACGCTCTTTTAAAACATTACTGTGTGCATATACATTCATCAAAGTGTTTGGTGTGTTCCAACCGCCCAAACTTTGTATCACTGGTATGCTAACATCATTATTAATTAACTGTGTAGCAAAATAATGTCTGGTACTGTGTAATACTACATGCTTATTAATACCTGCCAGCTTAGCACATAAAGTAAAATTACTTGATACTTGTCTTAAACTATATGGTCTACCATTATTCTTACAAAATACCAACTCATTAGATTTATATTGGTTCTTTATATAATGCAGGTAAAACATACATTTAGGACTTAAGAATATATCTCTTATACTTGATTTGTTCTTTGGATAATCTTTTAACTCATGTTGTTTCGTATTATGATTATAAATCAATGTTTGTTCAATGTGTATAGCATTATCAGCAAAATTTACATTTGACCATGTTAACCCTAGTAATTCACCACATCTACAGCCAGTAGCAAAATATAAATAATATAAAAAATAATACTCTGGTTTGTGGTCTTTGACATATAACAAAAGTTTGTTTTTTTCACTACTCGTTAATACTACTTTAGGTTTTCGTATATCTTTCTTGTAGATAATATTATTACATGGGTTCTTCATACCATCAACAGTGGCATAAAACTGCTTTAATAACTTGATAATAGAACGTATATATGATGTCGATAAATTTCTCTTGTATAAGCTATTTACATATGATTGAATAATATCTTGTGTTATTTGCTTTACTTTAAATGTTTGGAAAATTGGTGCTATTACTTTGAATAATAAAGTTTCATATTTACGTTGGCTTTGTATTTCTAGGTATGATTTTTTATAAATCGTATACCAGTTTTTTAAAGCATCAACTAACAAATCATTTAATACATTTTCAGTATCAGTTTTATTTTTTAGGGCTTTATCTACTGATAATAACAACTTTGTGTCAAGCTTATAAAGTTTCATCATCTCCGTTCTAATTTTCAACGCATTAGCTAAAGTTTTAGCTGTTCTAACCACTGACTGCATACCGTTTTTGGTTTTAATATTAATCTTAATCTGATACGAATTTCTTTTTTCTCTATAAGTGATATATTTGAATTTTTCCATTGTTATTCGCTCCAATTTCTTGGCATAATAACAACTTAATTACATTTATATTATAACATATTTTAACCAACTCTTATACTATTCTAATTAATTAATAAGCTTTCACCATATGGGTTTATCGTATATAAATTCATATGGTGTTATTCATAATTATGAACATGTTATATGTAATGTTCATGTTTTTTAATTATATGTAGATTGATAACATATACTTTTAGGGTAGATTGCACCATATTTTAGTATGTAACAATATATATTTAATGTTACAACCTTATTATCAGGATAAAACATTGGTAAATCAACGGTCTAAGGTATGGTACAATCTTAACCCATTATGCATTTGTTATTACAACATGTTATAACCTATGTTAACAGCTATTTAACAGTAACTATATAATATATCAACGACACAATTATTAATATCGCTGTCTGTAATAAACAACGATATGTTTCAAATTTATTTTTATATTTCATGCTACCACCCCATTCAATTCATTAAGTGCTTTAAATACTTCATCAATTGGTAAAAATATAACTGGTTCACCATCTGGAACATATCTAACTGGTTTATTCTTAGCTAATTCATCATAAACAGCTAAAAATTCAAAGTAGTCTACAACCATTATTGGATAATCTGGAATTATAAAAATATAATAATCTACATATTTTGTCTTTAATTTCTTATTTTCATCAATTTCAAAGCAAAAACAATTATCATGCTTTCTTCTACTCTTAACCTCATAATATTTTGTTCTTCCACCTGTAGTTTTTACCTCTATATCACCATAAAGTTGCTGTTTTCTATTATCTTTTTTGTTATATTCTATAAATTGGATTGATTCAATCTGATTACCAAAATGCTCTTTTATATATTTCATTGCTTTTTCTTCATTACTATGACCAAACGCTAATTGACTTCTAAAATTATTAATCATTTCTACCACCATCTTTACTATTTTTATTGTTTTCATTGTTTTTTTCTCAACTTTCTTTAAATTTTTGGATACAAAAAAGGGGCGGATTATTCCGCCCCTACACTATTCATGTATATTATCACCGTTCGCCATTGTGACGAATCATGTACAATTATTATCTGCTGTTTGACTTTCTGTCATTTTTGACCGAATTGAACTCAAGACATTAAATACTGGCTTTTACTCAATTTTGAGTAAATTAAAAGCAACATTTAATGCAAATTTAGTTTTAATATTTCTTGTTCTACAGCTTTATCTATTTCTTTTAAGAACTCACTATCTTTAAAAAATACATATGAAAAACATTTACCACGTTTAGTTCTAAAGCATGGCAAAAATGCTTTAATATGGTTATCTTCGTACACAAATACATTTATGGCACTAACTATAAATACATCATCAATAGTTATATCAGCTCTATATTTATGATTACTATTAATGATATTACTTGGTGTATATAACTCAACTTTCGTTATCTTCATCTTTTATCACTTCCAAAACATCTTTTACTATTTGATTTTCAATTTCAGCATCGAAAACTATATTTATTTTTCTATTTGAATAAACTCGATAAAGAGTATCACTATATTTAACAATTGATATATCATAAATTATTAAATGGTCTATCTGAATATCTGCATACCCCATAACATGACTTCTTTTACCATCAATAGATTTACCATAATTGTCATTTTTTCTTGCACTCAAAATATTTATCATATTAAAACACCTCTTTTATCTTTTTTATAAATAAATTAACAAAATTTTCATCTTTACCAATCAATGCTTTATCATCAATCTGCAATTTACCGTTTCTATCGTGTCTAAATTTAACTTTTATTGTATTGCCAGTACCATCTTTACCAGTAATAGATTGTTCATCAAAACTATCTGTGATAGCTATGTCTACTTCGTGTTTTCTTGATTCCATAATATAATCATTAATTGCTTTTCTTGCTGTTTCCATTGCATCAATTGGTATATCTTCATTAAAATAATCTCTCACTGGATTAAAAAAAAATATTTTACCATTTTTCAATGTACATGTTGCTGTACAATGAGTATTTTTATACTTAGGTGGATTTACAACTGTTCTAACAACTTTCCAGCCGTCTAACCATTTCTTATGACATTTTGGGCAAATCCATTGTGGTTCTTTTTGACCATTCATCAAATTGGCTGGCAAATAGTAAACATCACCATCTGGTTTAAATTCTTTTTTACAGTCTGAACAAATAAACTTCATTACTTTTCTTTTCATTTCACATCAACTACTTTCTTTATTTTTATAATTTACATAATTAAGTCATATTCTTATCAATATGAATAACTATTGATTTCTAGTTCACCAGATAATCGAATCCCCGTCATAATCAAAATTAAATATTTTTCTTTTGGTGTTGGTTTAATTTTTTCTTTTTCAATATCATCAAGATGTTGAACTGTCATGTCTAACAACGATGATAATTCACCTAAAGTAAAATCTCTAATAAGTCTAAATTTCTTAATCGGGTGTGTTCCATCTGGTATAACTATTTTCTTTCTTCTTGCCATATTATCACCTCATTTCTAAGCAAATGCTTTATAAAATTGTTAAAAAAAAAGACTGGCTTTTTCACCAGTCAAATTAAATCGAGTTTATTACATTTATAAATTTCTGCTAATCGCTCTCGCATACCAGCAGGTAATTGATAACGAGCTGTTTCATAATTACTAAATGTACTTCTAGATATACCAAGTATTTTTGCTACATCTTTTTGTTTCATATTTACTTTAAGTCTTGCTATTTTCATAGGTGTTGTTTTCATCTTTTTATCATCTCCATTTTTGTGTATATGTTTTTTATATGTTTTGTATCTAAAACCCCTAAAACCTGTGGCAGGTATAGATTCCCCCTATTGGGGGAAAATCTACCTTCTTTTGAGATTATCTCTAGTTCATAAAAGTTATAATATGAACACTAACAAGTAATAACAAAAGTCACATAACCTGTGTATAGGCATTTAACTAAGCTTTCTGCTGGCGGTTAGTCTGTACAGCACTATAAGAAAAAACATACAAAAACTTAATTCAACTTAGCGATTCCAATTGTAATGCCACTACCTTTACAATTACTGGCGGGTTCTTATGTCGCTGTTGGTTGTTTATAATTCTCCGAATCTCAATGTATAAATATACAAAGCTGACAGACTCTTATTCTACTTGTGTGTGCCAAAACTATACCAACTATAAAATGCATAAAACACTTTATGTATGTTTTATATAATTAGATTACTAGCGATTTATGGTGTCATCACGACAAGACTACGGTAATAATCAATCATTAGTTTGTTATTTGTTGCAAAAAAAATAAGCCAGCAAATTGCTGACCTATAAATGTTAGAATTTCAATTTATACCGTAAATAAAACTCTCTCTATATATACTAGCTACGAAGGGGGGTGACAAAAATGGCACTTTTTTTAAAAAAAATTAAAATTATTTTAAATATTTTTACCAGACTCGTAATTTTATAGAAAAAAATTTTTAACAAGTTAAAACAAGACCTTAACATGTTAAACGATATGTTATATGCACCCCACCACTAAGCTATTAGTAGCTATTATTGAATTTATTAATATTTTTATTCATTTTTATGGTTATAACATTTTTTTTGGAAATTGATAAAATTTTTAGATGATGAAATACTGAAATAAAAACCCCTCTATAAAAGATATGTGCGAAGGTGTTTATGAAAATGGCACTTTTTTTGGTGTTTTCTTAAATTAATATAAATATTTTTATATTAATTTTATTCCACAAATAAATAAACATCAAACCATGATTATATATTACCCACAGAATCAATTCTAAGCCCTAAAAACTTGACGGGCGTTAAGATTTTAGCACATAACACGACTTGCCCATATAATTACATACCCAAACATAGTTTGTTTTATTTTTTATAGATAAACTTTATTCTATAAATAAATCAACTTACTTACTACAGTAGCTCTCAAAGCTCCATATTTACGTTCTAAGCGTATTTTATGAATCATTAATAAAATTATAAGTATAAATTAATATATAAAAAATTTCATTATAACTATTTTCATTATTATGTATCAATATCATATGCATAGAATCAATTCTAATGTCTAAAATATAGACGGCTGTCTATGTTTTAGCACATAACATAGCTTGCCTATGTAATTACATACCTAAACATAGTTTGTTTCAAAAATGAGGTTTAAACGCTAGTTTTACATAAGTATTAAATATTAATATTTATTAAACAGGTGCATCTGACCGTACCAATAGGTGCAACTCACCTCACCTATCAAAATGGCAGTTAAACCAATGATAACAAGGCTTACAGCGTTTTTGTGCCAAAATTTTATCTTATCTATAAGTCAAGACATTTTTATGATTATAGATAGTGTATAAAATAGGTGATATTTAAAACCATGTTTTATTATTTATAAAGTTGATTAAAATAAAAGTTGCTGATGTTTTTTCAGCTTTGCGT is a window encoding:
- a CDS encoding prephenate dehydrogenase, coding for MIKLKLAILGVGLIGGSFGLAMKAKLGSEIYITGSTRTKESSECAEKMGAVDKSYTDNISAVKDADIIYLSTPVLQMVPIVRQILPHLKKGTIITDAGSTKQYIANKLHAILPQDIYYVSAHPMAGREKSGVSAATKELFKNRCYVIIKDREMPVPEKVMEKVRTLIALTEANITELDLVQHDRCASIISHVPHITASALVWLLNRNYEDIEACIKLAGGGFKDTTRVASSNADMWSDICLSNSVEIINNLQTLQDIINDVITAIDSKDREKLYDYFSLAKKTRDRIIKESKNIYEIE
- the aroF gene encoding 3-deoxy-7-phosphoheptulonate synthase encodes the protein MIIVMSPEATQQDLTDVENKIEAEGLSYHLSKGSIRTIVGVIGDKKIISGLQMNAFKGVEKAIRITEKYKLVSREFQHEDTIVNVGGVKVGGKHLAVMAGPCAVESYEQLMEAAECVKKGGANFLRGGAFKPRTSPYDFQGLAEKGLAMLKEAGEKYDLKVVTEVVNQNDIPMISKYADVLQIGARNMQNFQLLKEVGRTHKPVLLKRGLSATISEWLNAAEYIANEGNYNIILCERGIRTYETFTRNTLDLSAVAAVRELSHLPVIVDPSHGTGRWQMVQPMARAAIAAGANGLIIEVHPHPESALSDGDQSLTPQNFTATMAEVKKIAEIMGKE
- a CDS encoding tyrosine-type recombinase/integrase, encoding MEKFKYITYREKRNSYQIKINIKTKNGMQSVVRTAKTLANALKIRTEMMKLYKLDTKLLLSVDKALKNKTDTENVLNDLLVDALKNWYTIYKKSYLEIQSQRKYETLLFKVIAPIFQTFKVKQITQDIIQSYVNSLYKRNLSTSYIRSIIKLLKQFYATVDGMKNPCNNIIYKKDIRKPKVVLTSSEKNKLLLYVKDHKPEYYFLYYLYFATGCRCGELLGLTWSNVNFADNAIHIEQTLIYNHNTKQHELKDYPKNKSSIRDIFLSPKCMFYLHYIKNQYKSNELVFCKNNGRPYSLRQVSSNFTLCAKLAGINKHVVLHSTRHYFATQLINNDVSIPVIQSLGGWNTPNTLMNVYAHSNVLKERQAMKKVVFNEL
- a CDS encoding protein NO VEIN domain-containing protein, translating into MKTIKIVKMVVEMINNFRSQLAFGHSNEEKAMKYIKEHFGNQIESIQFIEYNKKDNRKQQLYGDIEVKTTGGRTKYYEVKSRRKHDNCFCFEIDENKKLKTKYVDYYIFIIPDYPIMVVDYFEFLAVYDELAKNKPVRYVPDGEPVIFLPIDEVFKALNELNGVVA
- a CDS encoding helix-turn-helix domain-containing protein, which codes for MARRKKIVIPDGTHPIKKFRLIRDFTLGELSSLLDMTVQHLDDIEKEKIKPTPKEKYLILIMTGIRLSGELEINSYSY
- a CDS encoding helix-turn-helix domain-containing protein, which gives rise to MKTTPMKIARLKVNMKQKDVAKILGISRSTFSNYETARYQLPAGMRERLAEIYKCNKLDLI